A single window of Bacteroidota bacterium DNA harbors:
- a CDS encoding DUF502 domain-containing protein, which translates to MKRFLSYFIQGLILFIPFIITVTIVVKIFDFFTAIFSQIGITDYPALNTFLGLLFTLAFIFLMGVLASSFVFKGFFSYVEDKLEHAPFIRHIYSPLKDFTNAFMGNKKKFNKPVLVMTNPQANIEEIGFVTHEDLKDLGIQDKVSVYLPYSYSLSGRLVIVSPSQIKPIHADAAETMKFIVSGGVTDVD; encoded by the coding sequence ATGAAACGTTTTCTATCTTACTTCATACAGGGATTGATTTTATTCATTCCATTCATCATAACGGTTACAATTGTGGTGAAGATTTTTGATTTCTTCACGGCTATCTTTTCACAAATCGGAATTACAGATTATCCGGCACTGAACACATTTCTCGGATTGCTTTTTACTTTAGCTTTTATTTTTTTGATGGGCGTTCTTGCTTCTTCTTTCGTATTTAAAGGATTTTTTAGTTACGTGGAAGATAAATTAGAACACGCGCCCTTTATTCGTCATATTTATTCTCCGCTAAAAGATTTCACCAACGCGTTTATGGGGAATAAAAAGAAATTTAATAAACCTGTTTTGGTTATGACCAATCCACAGGCAAACATCGAGGAGATTGGTTTCGTAACGCATGAAGATTTAAAAGACCTCGGCATTCAGGATAAAGTTTCTGTTTATTTACCTTACTCTTATTCTCTTTCCGGTCGCTTAGTAATAGTTTCTCCTTCGCAGATCAAACCTATACATGCTGATGCTGCTGAAACTATGAAATTTATCGTGAGCGGTGGGGTTACGGATGTAGATTGA
- a CDS encoding deoxyhypusine synthase family protein, producing the protein MSTAANKGPISKFIEHHYKHFNAAALVDAAKGYELHLTEGGKMMVTLAGAMSTAELGKSLAEMIRQGKIDIISCTGANLEEDIMNLVAHSHYKRVPNYRDLSPQDEWDLLENHYNRVTDTCIPEEEAFRRLQKHIHKIWSDADKKGERYFPHEYMYKILNSGELKQYYEIDPKDSWMLAAAEKNLPIVVPGWEDSTMGNIFASYVIKGEIKATTMKSGIEYMAWLADWYVKNSEGKGVGFFQIGGGIAGDFPICVVPMLYQDMEMENIPFWSYFCQISDSTTSYGSYSGAVPNEKITWGKLDIHTPKFIVESDATIVAPLIFSWILGW; encoded by the coding sequence ATGAGTACAGCAGCAAATAAAGGTCCGATTTCGAAGTTTATCGAACACCACTATAAGCATTTTAATGCCGCAGCCCTTGTGGATGCCGCTAAAGGATATGAATTACATTTAACCGAAGGCGGTAAAATGATGGTTACCCTTGCCGGTGCCATGAGTACTGCCGAGTTAGGCAAATCATTAGCGGAAATGATCCGCCAGGGAAAAATCGATATTATCTCTTGCACAGGCGCTAACCTGGAGGAAGATATTATGAATTTAGTGGCGCATAGCCATTATAAACGTGTTCCAAATTACCGCGATTTGTCACCACAAGATGAGTGGGATTTATTGGAAAATCATTACAACCGTGTAACAGATACTTGTATTCCGGAAGAAGAAGCGTTTCGTCGTTTACAAAAACATATTCATAAAATTTGGAGTGACGCCGATAAAAAAGGAGAGCGTTATTTCCCTCACGAATACATGTACAAGATTTTAAATAGCGGCGAATTAAAACAGTATTACGAAATCGACCCTAAAGACAGCTGGATGTTAGCAGCAGCTGAGAAGAATTTACCAATTGTAGTACCGGGATGGGAAGATAGTACTATGGGAAATATTTTCGCTTCTTATGTAATTAAAGGTGAAATTAAAGCAACCACCATGAAGAGTGGTATCGAATACATGGCATGGTTAGCAGATTGGTATGTAAAAAATTCAGAAGGTAAAGGTGTTGGTTTCTTCCAAATTGGCGGTGGTATTGCCGGTGACTTCCCGATTTGTGTAGTGCCAATGTTATATCAGGATATGGAAATGGAAAACATTCCATTCTGGTCGTATTTCTGTCAGATTTCTGACTCTACTACCTCATACGGTTCTTATTCAGGTGCTGTTCCGAATGAAAAAATAACCTGGGGAAAACTAGACATCCATACACCTAAATTCATTGTAGAAAGTGATGCTACCATTGTGGCGCCGCTAATTTTTAGCTGGATACTTGGATGGTAA
- a CDS encoding SBBP repeat-containing protein — MQWAKKISGPSTEQAWGIAVDASGNVYSAGSFSGTVDFDPGPGTYTMNGGTTGDAYINKLDGAGNFIWSKQLGGTSNDKALDCAVDAAGNIYATGTFSGTADFDPGPGTYTMTSFGSYDVFVVKLDASGNFVWANQMGGTGYDKANSIIIDGSGNVLTTGAFLNTADFDPGPSVYTLTASINSSTFVSKLDPSGIFLLATSIGASPGTTEAYTIRNDATGNVFLSGIITQTVDLDPGPGTYTLASAGQFDAFIMKLDPGLNFLWARKFGSTNWDVPFGMDVDAAGCVYTCGYVELIVDMDPGPGVYTPTQFGAQDYYVNKLDGNGNFIWAKRMGSPGSECGNAVWLDANANLYLTGQFTSTIDFDPGPGVNNMISAGFADIFIHKLDSSGAFVWSKRIGSTSNEHGQDITADPSGNIYLTGIFTSPVVDFDPSPAVFNYSVSGSSDVYVEKFNVCSLPLIGSITGPSVSCFGSGIQSFSVAPVAGAFDYTWTAPGGWTGTSTVNVVNYTPSNNSGSITVNVTDACGTSQTSVFNVTINPTPTIVVSSGTICAGQTFTFVPSGANTYTFSGGSAIVSPSITTSYFVSGTSSLGCVSTSSAVASLTVRPTPTITATNGNICIGSSFTITPGGAASYTFSSGSNIVTPTVNTTYSISGTSAFGCVSNTPAISSISVNPLPVISVNSGTICQGKSFTLTPSGAITYTYSSGSSIVSPIITSSYSVTGSSALGCKSSTPAISNVVVNSAPSISANSGSICTGKSFTIVPSGANTYTISGGNFIVSPSGTSSYSVFGTSVLGCDALVPAISAVTVYSLPILSVYSTNSVICGPPFQGTANLPANGASTYTWNTGDTIDNLPVSPSVTTVYTVTGTSLQGCVNTATVIQYVDPCIGIKEMNTDFKSQIYPNPTNGKLVVVSKTKKHLKVINSIGEVILEKNNIEEKNEIDLSSYANGIYFLKIDETVTKIIKQ, encoded by the coding sequence ATGCAATGGGCTAAGAAAATTAGTGGTCCATCAACAGAACAAGCCTGGGGCATAGCTGTAGACGCATCAGGTAATGTGTATTCAGCTGGATCTTTTAGTGGTACTGTTGATTTTGATCCAGGACCCGGAACATATACAATGAATGGAGGCACAACAGGTGATGCTTATATTAATAAACTTGACGGGGCCGGAAATTTTATTTGGTCAAAACAACTTGGCGGAACTTCTAATGATAAAGCTCTGGATTGCGCGGTCGATGCCGCGGGAAACATTTATGCAACAGGGACATTTAGCGGTACTGCAGATTTTGATCCAGGACCCGGAACATATACAATGACTTCATTTGGAAGTTATGATGTTTTTGTGGTTAAACTTGATGCTTCCGGAAATTTTGTTTGGGCAAACCAAATGGGCGGAACTGGTTACGATAAAGCCAATTCGATCATTATAGATGGTTCAGGAAATGTTTTGACTACAGGAGCTTTTTTAAACACCGCAGACTTTGATCCAGGGCCATCTGTATATACATTAACAGCAAGTATCAATTCGAGTACATTTGTTTCTAAGTTAGACCCTTCAGGAATTTTTTTATTAGCTACATCGATTGGTGCATCCCCTGGAACTACTGAAGCTTATACAATTCGAAATGATGCGACGGGCAATGTTTTTCTTTCAGGAATTATAACACAAACTGTTGATCTTGATCCAGGACCGGGAACTTACACTTTAGCTTCGGCCGGGCAATTCGACGCTTTTATTATGAAATTGGATCCAGGTTTAAATTTTCTATGGGCTCGAAAATTTGGTTCAACGAATTGGGACGTACCTTTCGGAATGGATGTTGATGCTGCGGGTTGTGTTTATACCTGTGGATATGTTGAGTTGATTGTTGATATGGATCCGGGGCCGGGCGTTTATACCCCTACTCAATTTGGAGCACAGGATTATTACGTGAACAAATTAGATGGGAATGGAAATTTCATTTGGGCTAAAAGAATGGGCTCACCTGGTTCGGAATGTGGTAATGCTGTTTGGCTCGATGCAAATGCAAATCTATATCTAACAGGACAATTTACAAGCACTATAGATTTTGATCCGGGACCAGGAGTCAATAATATGATAAGTGCAGGATTTGCTGATATATTTATTCACAAACTTGATTCATCCGGAGCTTTCGTATGGTCTAAAAGAATTGGAAGCACATCTAATGAACATGGACAAGATATAACCGCTGATCCATCTGGAAATATTTATCTGACCGGAATATTTACATCTCCTGTTGTGGATTTTGATCCAAGTCCGGCAGTTTTTAATTATTCTGTTTCCGGTAGCTCGGATGTTTATGTCGAAAAATTTAATGTATGTTCTCTACCCTTAATTGGTAGCATAACTGGCCCTTCTGTAAGTTGTTTTGGGAGCGGCATACAATCCTTTAGCGTTGCGCCAGTTGCTGGCGCTTTCGATTATACCTGGACCGCGCCAGGTGGATGGACGGGTACAAGTACCGTAAATGTTGTGAATTATACACCAAGTAATAATTCAGGAAGTATTACAGTAAATGTCACTGATGCATGTGGTACAAGTCAAACGTCTGTTTTTAATGTTACCATAAATCCAACACCAACTATTGTTGTCAGCAGCGGTACAATTTGTGCCGGTCAAACTTTTACTTTTGTTCCTTCAGGAGCTAATACTTACACTTTTTCCGGCGGCTCCGCAATTGTATCGCCAAGTATTACAACTTCCTATTTTGTATCAGGTACCAGTAGTTTAGGTTGCGTAAGCACTTCTTCAGCTGTAGCAAGCTTAACCGTTAGACCAACTCCGACAATTACCGCCACTAATGGAAATATTTGCATTGGTTCAAGTTTTACTATTACGCCTGGCGGTGCGGCTTCTTATACTTTTTCAAGTGGTAGTAATATAGTAACACCAACTGTTAATACAACCTATTCAATTAGTGGAACAAGCGCTTTTGGTTGCGTTTCTAATACACCTGCGATATCGAGTATAAGCGTAAATCCTTTGCCTGTTATTTCTGTAAATAGCGGCACAATTTGTCAAGGAAAAAGTTTCACACTTACTCCTTCCGGCGCCATTACTTATACATACTCTTCTGGAAGCTCAATCGTATCTCCAATAATCACTAGCTCTTATTCTGTAACAGGATCATCGGCCTTAGGATGTAAATCTTCAACGCCTGCAATCAGTAATGTGGTTGTGAATTCAGCACCATCAATTAGTGCAAATAGCGGTAGTATTTGTACTGGAAAGAGTTTTACTATTGTACCATCAGGTGCGAATACGTATACTATATCCGGTGGTAATTTTATTGTATCACCTTCGGGTACTTCTTCATATTCGGTTTTTGGCACAAGTGTCTTGGGGTGTGATGCGCTAGTACCCGCCATTTCTGCCGTTACAGTTTATTCATTGCCTATATTGAGCGTCTATTCTACAAATTCTGTTATTTGCGGGCCGCCATTTCAAGGTACAGCTAATTTACCTGCTAACGGTGCAAGCACTTATACCTGGAATACAGGTGACACTATCGATAATCTTCCAGTTTCTCCAAGCGTCACAACTGTTTACACCGTGACCGGAACAAGTCTACAAGGCTGTGTAAATACAGCGACTGTAATTCAATATGTTGATCCTTGTATTGGAATAAAAGAGATGAATACTGATTTTAAAAGTCAAATTTATCCTAACCCAACTAATGGAAAACTAGTGGTTGTTTCGAAAACCAAAAAACACTTAAAAGTTATAAATTCAATAGGAGAAGTTATTTTAGAAAAGAATAATATTGAAGAAAAAAATGAAATTGATCTTTCTTCTTACGCTAATGGAATTTATTTTTTGAAGATTGACGAGACCGTCACAAAGATAATCAAACAGTAG
- a CDS encoding patatin-like phospholipase family protein produces MTKKIKNVGIALQGGGAHGAFTWGVLDRLLEVDEIVADAMCGTSAGAVNAVVCAYGLHVGGPPKAKELMEQLWLKIANSGSFLFKPGVMDQFFGKGDIYNSPGYLWFNAMTQFMSPYNFNPFNYNPLRDILNDLVDFEELHLYNKKKLFICATNVKTNRAKIFTNKDITVDSVLASACLPFLFQAVEINGEYYWDGGYMGNPPIFPLITNTNIHDVVLIKINSININSVPTTARDIADRVNEISFNSSLINEMKLIHYRNELLRNGILRIDDKANREIFVHTISGYDALSQLSYSSKMNTSWEFLLQLKEKGREIASQWLETDFKQVGLKSTFDVEEHFFDKF; encoded by the coding sequence ATGACTAAAAAAATCAAAAACGTTGGAATTGCTTTACAAGGCGGAGGCGCTCATGGCGCCTTTACCTGGGGTGTACTCGATCGCTTATTAGAAGTTGATGAAATTGTTGCTGATGCTATGTGCGGGACTAGTGCAGGTGCAGTAAATGCCGTTGTGTGTGCTTATGGATTACATGTAGGCGGTCCGCCAAAAGCAAAAGAATTGATGGAACAGTTGTGGCTTAAGATTGCTAACAGCGGAAGCTTTTTATTTAAGCCGGGTGTGATGGATCAATTTTTTGGTAAAGGAGACATTTACAATTCTCCTGGGTACTTATGGTTTAATGCCATGACCCAGTTTATGTCGCCTTACAATTTCAATCCCTTCAATTATAATCCGCTTCGTGATATATTGAATGATTTAGTTGACTTTGAAGAGTTGCATTTATATAACAAAAAGAAATTATTTATTTGCGCTACCAACGTAAAAACAAATCGCGCTAAAATTTTTACAAATAAAGATATTACCGTTGATTCGGTTTTAGCATCCGCTTGTTTACCATTCTTATTTCAAGCTGTAGAAATTAATGGTGAGTATTATTGGGACGGTGGTTATATGGGTAACCCTCCCATTTTTCCTCTTATTACCAACACAAACATTCATGATGTGGTATTAATTAAAATTAATTCTATCAATATTAATTCGGTGCCTACAACCGCTCGCGACATTGCTGACAGGGTGAATGAAATTTCATTTAACAGTAGTTTAATTAACGAAATGAAATTAATTCACTACCGAAACGAACTGCTGCGTAATGGTATTTTACGAATTGACGATAAAGCCAACCGCGAGATTTTTGTTCACACCATTTCGGGGTATGATGCATTAAGTCAGCTTAGCTACAGTAGCAAGATGAATACGTCTTGGGAATTTCTATTGCAGTTAAAAGAAAAAGGAAGAGAAATCGCATCGCAGTGGTTAGAAACAGATTTCAAACAAGTTGGTTTAAAATCCACTTTTGATGTAGAAGAACATTTCTTTGATAAGTTTTAA